The following coding sequences are from one Nonlabens arenilitoris window:
- a CDS encoding M28 family peptidase, with protein MRSFKPKSHLSSALSFLTIIAIIWYVFYSQTPSAAVEDNLPATEWSTARALEHVKAISVQPHHVGSAAHDDVRDYIVTQLQAMGLQVTTQKGYTMDPWGNLANPENILARIKGSQENSKALLVLSHYDSDPHSSKGASDAASGVSTILEGVRTFLAQNKQPINDIIICITDAEELGLNGAELFVNEHPWAQDVAMVLNFEARGSGGPSYMLVETNGGNRKIIEEFSAAGVEYPVANSLAYSIYKMIPNDTDLTVFRKDGDINGLNFAFIGDHYDYHTELDNYERLDRNTLAHQGAYLMPLMNHLSNIDLSDELKVPEGDDYVYFPMPIIKMVSFPFKWLPFLIIGSGLLLVVLIVYGIKKRRISFGQIMAGFVPFLGSLIIGYLLSNYGWVGIKSGTFYVDQQHGFPYNGYWLIAAAAMTAATLCFFLYHKYYKKDNVASLSIAPLFILWLVCLLIAFPVGDGGLIPGVFLPGAGFFLVPLIAGLLMVWLNINQRRPSYILLVILALPALFIFTPFVKAFPVALGMGILFVAAILTTLLIGLLIPIIGHYRRKDLLSFIGLIATLVCVGYAFAKAEFTPSQPQSTSLVYIQNQDDQTAQWATYDEVLTDWTKAKLGESPAAASELNKNTIDSKYGTGFSYAATAPYKELAPVMVETLIDSLHADLRTVKMKIYSESVIQRLEVFCDTTYVFEDGKVNGREVYKAKVSKKALPNRWGNRMLSYYVTNNEPLELELTFKADVEPEFQFYAASFDLLKTKALDVKPRPLEQMSMPFVLNDAILRKRYVTLNRPTIVTDSIPSNE; from the coding sequence ATGAGATCCTTCAAACCTAAATCCCATTTATCATCAGCATTATCGTTTCTAACAATTATTGCTATTATATGGTATGTATTCTATAGTCAGACACCATCTGCAGCAGTAGAGGATAATTTACCAGCTACTGAGTGGTCTACGGCAAGAGCGCTAGAACATGTTAAAGCCATATCAGTACAGCCTCACCATGTTGGTAGTGCAGCCCATGATGATGTAAGAGACTATATTGTTACTCAACTGCAAGCAATGGGATTGCAAGTTACTACCCAAAAAGGCTACACCATGGATCCATGGGGAAACCTAGCAAATCCAGAAAATATTCTAGCACGTATTAAAGGTTCTCAAGAAAATAGCAAAGCCCTATTAGTCTTAAGTCATTATGACAGTGATCCACATTCTAGTAAAGGTGCCAGCGATGCTGCTAGTGGTGTCTCTACCATTTTAGAAGGAGTGCGCACGTTTCTTGCTCAAAATAAACAACCTATTAATGACATTATAATCTGTATCACTGATGCCGAAGAACTAGGCCTTAACGGTGCAGAACTTTTTGTGAATGAACATCCATGGGCACAAGATGTTGCGATGGTTCTAAATTTTGAAGCTCGCGGCAGCGGTGGACCTAGTTATATGCTTGTAGAAACTAATGGTGGAAATCGCAAAATTATCGAGGAATTCTCTGCTGCTGGAGTAGAATATCCAGTTGCAAATTCGCTCGCCTATAGTATCTATAAAATGATTCCTAATGATACTGACCTCACCGTTTTTAGAAAAGACGGCGATATCAACGGACTTAATTTTGCCTTTATAGGTGATCATTATGACTACCATACAGAATTAGATAATTATGAGCGCTTAGATCGTAATACGCTAGCTCATCAAGGTGCCTATTTAATGCCTTTGATGAATCATTTATCAAACATCGACCTTAGTGATGAGCTCAAAGTTCCTGAAGGTGATGACTACGTTTATTTCCCTATGCCCATCATTAAAATGGTAAGTTTCCCATTTAAATGGTTACCATTTTTAATTATAGGTAGCGGTCTATTATTAGTAGTACTCATTGTTTATGGTATTAAAAAAAGACGCATTTCTTTTGGTCAGATCATGGCAGGATTTGTCCCGTTTTTAGGTAGTTTGATCATAGGCTATTTATTAAGTAACTATGGTTGGGTAGGAATTAAAAGTGGTACTTTTTATGTCGATCAGCAACATGGCTTTCCTTACAACGGTTACTGGCTTATCGCAGCAGCAGCAATGACAGCAGCAACCTTGTGTTTCTTTTTGTATCATAAATATTATAAGAAGGATAATGTAGCAAGTTTAAGTATCGCACCATTATTTATTTTATGGCTGGTTTGTTTATTAATTGCATTCCCTGTAGGTGATGGTGGTTTAATACCAGGTGTATTTTTACCAGGTGCCGGATTCTTTCTAGTACCGCTCATAGCAGGATTGCTTATGGTATGGCTCAATATCAACCAGCGCAGACCTAGTTACATTTTACTCGTTATTCTCGCGTTACCTGCCTTGTTCATTTTCACACCTTTTGTAAAAGCATTTCCAGTGGCACTAGGTATGGGGATTTTATTTGTAGCCGCTATTCTCACCACACTATTGATAGGTTTATTGATTCCTATTATTGGGCATTATCGCAGGAAAGACCTACTATCCTTCATAGGATTGATAGCAACGTTAGTTTGTGTGGGATACGCTTTCGCGAAAGCGGAATTTACACCATCACAACCACAATCAACTAGTCTAGTCTACATACAAAACCAAGACGACCAGACCGCACAATGGGCCACATACGACGAAGTCCTGACAGACTGGACCAAAGCAAAACTGGGAGAATCGCCAGCAGCAGCCAGCGAGCTTAATAAAAACACCATCGATTCAAAATACGGAACCGGTTTCAGCTATGCAGCAACAGCTCCTTATAAAGAATTAGCTCCTGTAATGGTAGAAACATTAATTGATAGTTTACACGCAGATTTAAGAACAGTAAAAATGAAAATCTACAGTGAATCTGTCATCCAGCGTCTAGAAGTGTTTTGCGATACGACTTATGTATTTGAAGACGGAAAAGTAAACGGTAGAGAAGTTTATAAGGCCAAAGTCTCTAAAAAAGCGCTACCCAACCGATGGGGAAATCGTATGTTGAGCTACTATGTGACTAACAATGAACCACTAGAACTAGAACTTACTTTTAAAGCTGATGTCGAGCCTGAATTTCAGTTCTATGCAGCGTCATTTGACTTACTTAAAACCAAGGCGCTAGATGTAAAACCTAGACCATTAGAGCAAATGAGTATGCCGTTTGTTCTTAACGATGCTATTTTAAGAAAACGCTATGTAACACTTAATAGACCTACCATAGTAACCGATTCAATACCGTCAAATGAATAA